CAGCCCAGCAGTTAGCTGATGTTTTAAACGCCGGCTCATTGCCTGTTGAGTTAACTGAAACTTACTCAACGTCAGTAGGGGCTCAGTTTGGTGAACAGGCAATGGATAAGACGATTTTTGCTGGTGCTCTCGGGGTCGCGCTGATCTTTATATTCATGATCATTTTCTATCGTTTCCCTGGGCTTATCTCAGTGGTTACTTTGTCAGCGTACATCTATCTCATTCTATTAGTATTTGAACTGTTAAATGGTGTACTGACACTTCCTGGTATAGCCGCCTTAATATTAGGTGTCGGTATGGCCGTTGATGCGAATATCATTACGTATGAGAGAATTAAAGAGGAATTAAAAGCTGGTAAATCTATCACCTCTGCCTTTAAGGCCGGGAACCGCAGGTCACTGGCTACCATCCTTGATGCCAACATTACAACATTGATTGCCGCTGGAGTCTTATTCATCTTTGGGACAAGTTCAGTAAAAGGCTTTGCCACAATGCTGATCGTCAGTATTTTAGTAAGTTTTATTACAGCAGTTTATGGAACCCGTTTATTAATGGGATTGTGGGTGAAGAGCCGTTTCCTAAACAAACGTCCTGGCTGGTTTGGTGTGAAGAAAAATGAGATTCATTCACTGGCCGATGGAGAAGAAGTCGAAGCCACCTTTATGAAAAAGAAGTTTGATTTCGTACAGTATCGCAAGCGTTTCTTTGTATTATCACTTCTATTAATTGCTTTAGGTACCACTGCACTAGGTGTATTTGGCCTTAATTTAGGTATTGATTTCACAAGCGGTTCCAGGGTTGAAATATTGTCAGACAGCCCAATCGATACTGATGAGCTCGAACAAACTTTTGAAGAGAATTTAAACCTTGAACCGAAGCAAGTCGTATTACAAGGTGATAATAATGATATTGCTGTAGTTCGTTTAGACACAGAGCTATCGCAAACACAGGTTGCCCAAATGCAGGATTTTGTTTCTGAACAGTATGGCAGCAACCCGAATGTAAGTACTGTTTCCCCTGTTGTTGGGCAGGAACTGGCTAAAAATGCAGCTTTCGCGGTTCTCTATGCTTCAATAGGAATTATCATCTATGTAACCATCCGCTTTGAGATATACTTTGCTGTAGTTGCTATCCTAGCACTGCTGCACGATGCGTTCTTCATGATTGCTTTCTTCAGTCTGACCAGGCTGGAGTTTGATGTTACCATTATTGCCGCGATATTGACGATTGTCGGTTACTCGGTGAATGACACCATCGTAACCTTTGACAGGATCAGGGAAAATCTGAAAATGCGTAAGAAAGTCAAGTCCTTTAAAGAACTGGCTGTTATCGTTAATGACAGCTTGCTGCAAACGATGACGCGGAGTCTTAATACGGTCATTACCGTAATATTTGCTGCGGTTATGCTTGCGATATTTGGGGCTGCTTCGATCACTTACTTCTCCCTGGCGCTTGTTGTAGGGTTAATAGCCGGTACGTATTCTTCCCTGTTCATTGCTTCCCAGCTTTGGTTAGTATGGCGAGGAAAGAAGATCAAAGAAAAGCCGATCGAGTATGTGAAGAAAAAGAAACCATCAGGCCCGCAAGTCTAAAAGAAAGGCTGTCCTAAAATGGACAGCCTTTTTTAGTTGTGTTTTTTTGTAAGAACTAAACGAGGACGGCGGGTATACGCTCCTAGGCTGCATACAAGCTATTACTCTTAAAGTTTCTCTTCAAGCTCGGCGGAGTCATCATCAGATAGCTTTTTTGATTACTTGAATTGTAAAAAGGGTATAAATAACAGAATATGAAATAAGGAGGTTCACTATGAAAGGGCAGTCTTACATTATTCTTGCACTTATCTTTGCTTTATTAATTGCCGTGTTTGCTGTTATAAATGTAGGGGCAGTGGAAGTGAATTATTTATTTGGGACAGGAGAAGCTCCTCTTATTTTAATAATTATTGTCTCCGTTCTTATGGGAGGTATTACTACTGCATCTGTAGGGGCTGTTAGATATTATCAGCTTAAGCGGGAGAACAGGTCGCTGCGCCATAAACTTAAAGAATTAACTCCTGCTCAAGTCGAAAAGACAGAAGAAGAATCACAAGAAACAAAACGTGAGCCGGATATTTAATAACTTGATTGATACCCCTTTCCCCCTCTAGTATAATAGACGGGTCAGGGGTGAATTTATGTTACGAAGTAAAATGAAATGGAATATTACATATACAGGGGATGAGGAAACGAGTTCCTCTATCCGAGGGATTACTGATTTAACGAGCCGGCTGCTTGTGCAGCGGGATTTGACAGATCCGGATGCCATCGATCGTTTTTTGCATCCGTCAGTTGATGATTTGCATGATCCTTTTTTATTGAGCGGCATGAATAAAGCCGTTCAGCGTGTAAGGGAAGCCATAGAAAAAGAGGAAAGAATCCTAGTATTTGGTGACTACGATGCAGATGGCGTCAGTTCAACTACCGTTATGGTAGAGGCATTAAAGGAAGCTGGAGCCCTTTGTGACTTTTATATTCCTAATCGATTTACGGAAGGATATGGTCCAAATGAATCAGCCTTTCGTGAAGCAGCAGAAGCTGGGTTTAATCTTATTATCACGGTGGATAATGGGGTTGCTGCGGACTATGAAGCTAAGGTTGCGAAAGAATTAGGTATCGATTTGATCATTACCGACCACCACGAAGTTCAGGAAGTACTTCCTGAAGCTTATGCCATTATTCATCCGAAAACGTCAGAGAATTATCCGTTTAAGGAATTGGCAGGGGTAGGTGTTGCGTTTAAGTTTGCACAGGCTTTGCTTCCTAAGTTTCCTAAGCACCTTCTCGACTTAACAGCTTTAGGAACAGTTGCAGATCTGGTTCCATTAAAAGATGAGAATAGGGCACTCGTTTATCTTGGGTTGAAGGCAATGAACAAGACGAAACGAATAGGGCTTCTCGCTCTTATTGAGACCTGCGGCATTGATGGAATGATTGATGAAGAATCAATCGGTTTTACAATTGGACCCCGTGTGAATGCGGTCGGAAGACTCCAGGACGCTTCACCGGCTGTTGATCTGTTTTTAACAAAAGATATGGAAGAAGCCCGGGAGCTGGCGGAAATGATAAATGAGCTCAATCAGGAACGTCAGAAAATAGTTGCAGATATTGCAAAAGAGGCAGAAAATATGCTCAAAAATAATGAGCAGCCGTTAGGCGAAGTAATTGTCGTCGCAAAGGCAGGCTGGAACCCTGGCGTCCTTGGGATTGTTGCTTCAAAGCTTGTACGGACTTTTGACCGTCCGGCGATTGTGCTCGGAATAGATGAAGAGAAACAGCAGGCTAAAGGTTCTGCACGAAGTATAGATGCTTTCGATTTATTTTCTAATTGTATGGAGATTAGAGACCAATTTATTCATTTTGGCGGACATGCTCAGGCAGCCGGCATGACAGTAGACAGTGATAAAATTGATCAGATTAGAAGTTTGCTTTGTGAATTAGCCAAAAAAAAATTAACAGAAGAAGATTATCAGCAAAGTTTAAATATAGAGATGTCCATCAGGCTCGAGGATGTTTCTCTTCAGCAAATTGAAGAAATTTCGAAATTACGTCCGTTTGGCATGGGCAATCCTAAGCCGCTCTTTCATGTGAAAGAAACGCCTAAGGAGATCCGGTTAATCGGCAGCCGGCAGAACCACTTAAAAATGCAGTTTGTGAAGGAAAAGGCAAAGCTCGACGGCATAGGGTTTGGAATGGGAGAGCTGTATCATAAGATTGGCTCCTCAAGTGAAGTAGAAGTCGTTGGAGAGCTAAGCATTAATGAGTGGAATGGCAGGAAAAACCCGCAGATCATGATTAAGGATCTGCAAGTCTCTCATTGGCAGCTGTTTGATCATAGAGGTTCCAGGCAGTTAGAGAAGCAGCTGAGCCAAATAGACATAGAACGGACCGTCGGCATAAAGTTTACAGACAATAATATACCGGACATCCCGTGTTCCACCTATAGGCCCGCAGAACTCACTGCCTTGAATAAAGAAAATATTGATGGGATTGTGCTGCTTGACTTACCGGATCAGTTATCCCAATTATCGGAGGTCATCCAGGAGCTGGATCCCCAGAAGATTTATGCATGCTACCAGGTTCAGGATGGCGCTTTCTTTCAGGCGATTCCTACCCGTGAACATTTTAAATGGTTTTATGGTATGCTAATGAAGCGGGAAAATTTTAATATACACACAGATAAAGAACTGCTTGCCAAGAAAAAAGGCTGGAGCCGCTCAATGATTGATTTTATTTCCCAGGTGTTTTTTGAACTAGGGTTTGTTAAAATGGAAGACGGGAAAATCAGCCTGCGCTCAAATCCTGAGCAAAAAGATTTGAGTGAGTCGAATCTTTACCAACAAAGGATACAACAATTACACATAGAGCAGACTCTCTATTACTCGACGTATAAAGAATTAAAAGACTGGTTGAACCTACAGAGAAAGACCGTCAGAGAGGAAGTATTAAATGGATTATAAAAAACATATTGCTATAGTAGAAGATTGGCCGAAGAAAGGCATTCGCTTTAAAGATATCACACCATTA
This window of the Halobacillus sp. Marseille-Q1614 genome carries:
- the secDF gene encoding protein translocase subunit SecDF, which produces MVKRGRIVAFFLIVILLAATIGTTTTSITKDINLGLDLQGGFEILYDVNTIDEDQEVNEQVLQSTVQSLNERVDVLGISETNISIESGDRIRVQLAGVENQQQARELLSTTAELSFRDVEGNELMDGSDIVEGSAQQSYDQTNSPIVTLEMKSASEFYDITSEVANKEPISGAPYPPNLMVIWLDYDEGVSFEEEYLSEDPAYISAPAVDQGIRSNTVQIEGDFTQESAQQLADVLNAGSLPVELTETYSTSVGAQFGEQAMDKTIFAGALGVALIFIFMIIFYRFPGLISVVTLSAYIYLILLVFELLNGVLTLPGIAALILGVGMAVDANIITYERIKEELKAGKSITSAFKAGNRRSLATILDANITTLIAAGVLFIFGTSSVKGFATMLIVSILVSFITAVYGTRLLMGLWVKSRFLNKRPGWFGVKKNEIHSLADGEEVEATFMKKKFDFVQYRKRFFVLSLLLIALGTTALGVFGLNLGIDFTSGSRVEILSDSPIDTDELEQTFEENLNLEPKQVVLQGDNNDIAVVRLDTELSQTQVAQMQDFVSEQYGSNPNVSTVSPVVGQELAKNAAFAVLYASIGIIIYVTIRFEIYFAVVAILALLHDAFFMIAFFSLTRLEFDVTIIAAILTIVGYSVNDTIVTFDRIRENLKMRKKVKSFKELAVIVNDSLLQTMTRSLNTVITVIFAAVMLAIFGAASITYFSLALVVGLIAGTYSSLFIASQLWLVWRGKKIKEKPIEYVKKKKPSGPQV
- a CDS encoding lipopolysaccharide assembly LapA domain-containing protein; its protein translation is MKGQSYIILALIFALLIAVFAVINVGAVEVNYLFGTGEAPLILIIIVSVLMGGITTASVGAVRYYQLKRENRSLRHKLKELTPAQVEKTEEESQETKREPDI
- the recJ gene encoding single-stranded-DNA-specific exonuclease RecJ — its product is MLRSKMKWNITYTGDEETSSSIRGITDLTSRLLVQRDLTDPDAIDRFLHPSVDDLHDPFLLSGMNKAVQRVREAIEKEERILVFGDYDADGVSSTTVMVEALKEAGALCDFYIPNRFTEGYGPNESAFREAAEAGFNLIITVDNGVAADYEAKVAKELGIDLIITDHHEVQEVLPEAYAIIHPKTSENYPFKELAGVGVAFKFAQALLPKFPKHLLDLTALGTVADLVPLKDENRALVYLGLKAMNKTKRIGLLALIETCGIDGMIDEESIGFTIGPRVNAVGRLQDASPAVDLFLTKDMEEARELAEMINELNQERQKIVADIAKEAENMLKNNEQPLGEVIVVAKAGWNPGVLGIVASKLVRTFDRPAIVLGIDEEKQQAKGSARSIDAFDLFSNCMEIRDQFIHFGGHAQAAGMTVDSDKIDQIRSLLCELAKKKLTEEDYQQSLNIEMSIRLEDVSLQQIEEISKLRPFGMGNPKPLFHVKETPKEIRLIGSRQNHLKMQFVKEKAKLDGIGFGMGELYHKIGSSSEVEVVGELSINEWNGRKNPQIMIKDLQVSHWQLFDHRGSRQLEKQLSQIDIERTVGIKFTDNNIPDIPCSTYRPAELTALNKENIDGIVLLDLPDQLSQLSEVIQELDPQKIYACYQVQDGAFFQAIPTREHFKWFYGMLMKRENFNIHTDKELLAKKKGWSRSMIDFISQVFFELGFVKMEDGKISLRSNPEQKDLSESNLYQQRIQQLHIEQTLYYSTYKELKDWLNLQRKTVREEVLNGL